The Archangium primigenium genomic interval CCTTCGGGGACTTCGACGAGACGGCGGCGCGGCAGACGCTGGAGACCTTCGCGGCGGTGAGCACGAACGAGCTGGCGGCGAGCTTCGCCGAGTCGGACCTGAACCCGCCGCGGCTGGAGAACGGCGAGGTGAAGCTGCCGCCGGGGATGAAGCGCTCACTGGACGCGTACTACGACGCGGGGATGCACCAGCTGGAGCTGCCGGTGCCGCTCGGGGGCATGGGGGCGCCGCCCACGCTCGGCTGGGCCTCCTTCGAGCTCATCGTGGGGGCCAACCCCGCGCTGGCCTTCTTCACGCTGGGCAACGTGCTGGCGCGGGTCATCGACCGGCTGGGCACCGAGTCGCAGAAGAAGCGCTACCTGCCGGCGATGATGGACCGGCGGTGGGTGGGCACCATGGTGCTCACCGAGCCGGACGCGGGCAGTGACGTGGGCGCGGCGCGCACCAAGGCACGGCGGGTGGAGGGGGACATCTGGGAGCTGGAGGGCGTCAAGCGCTTCATCACGAGCGCGGAGACGGACCACGCGGAGAACATCGTGCACATGGTGCTGGCGCGGCCCGAGGGCGCGGGGCCGGGCACCAAGGGCCTGTCGCTGTTCATCGTGCCCAAGCTGTGGGTGGACGAGGGCGGCGTGCTGGGCGAGCACAACGGTGTCGTGTGCACGAAGATCGAGGACAAGATGGGCCTCAAGGGCTCCGTCACGAGCGAGCTGACGTTCGGGGACGGTCGGCCCTCGCGCGGGCTGCTCTTGGGCGAGGTGCACGACGGCATCCGGCAGATGTTCCACATCATCGAGCAGGCGCGCATGGCGGTGGGCATGAAGTCCATGGCCACGCTGTCCACGGCGTACTTGAACGCGCTGGAGTTCACGAAGGATCGCAAGCAGGGCACGGACCTGATGGGGGCGCGGGACGCCAAGGCGCCGCGGGTGTCCATCCTGCGGCACCCGGACGTGCGGCGGATGCTGATGGCGCAGAAGGCGCACGCCGAGGGCATGCGGGCGCTGGCGCTCTACACGGCGTTCATGCAGGACCACGTGGAGATGAAGGGCGGCCACCGGGCGCTGGAGGCCGCCGAGTACGACGCGCTCAACGACCTGCTCCTGCCGATGGTGAAGGGCTACAGCTCGGAGAAGGCCTACGAGCTGCTGGCGCTGTCGCTGCAGTGCCTGGGGGGCTCGGGCTACCTCAAGGACTACCCGATGGAGCAGTACATCCGGGACCAGAAGATCGACACGCTCTACGAGGGCACGACGCACATCCAGGCGTTGGACCTGCTGATGCGCAAGGTGGCGCGTGACGGCGGCGCGACGCTGCAGGGCCTGTTGAGCAAGGTGCGCGCGACGGCGGAGGGGGACGAGGGCGGAGAGACGCTCAAGGCGGAGCGGGCGGCGCTGGGCCAGGGGCTCACGGCGATGGAGACGATGCTCGGCACGCTGATGGGCAAGCTGGGCGAGTCCGTGTACCACGTGGGCTTCCAGGGCAACCGGGTGCTGATGGCGCTGGCGGACCTGGTGGTGGGATGGCTCTTGGTGCGGCACGCGGGGGTGGCGCTCGAGCGCATGAAGGAGAACCCCGGCGACAAGACCTTCTACGAGGGCAAGGTCGCGAGCGCGCGCTGGTTCTGCCACGAGGTGCTACCGGGGCTGGAGCACGCCGCGCGCATGGTGGAGCGCGGTGACCTGGTGCTGATGGACCTGCCCGACGAGTCGTTCTGAGCCGTCCAGCGGTCACTCGCCGAAGGCGAAGTCCGCCCGGAGTTCCTCCCGGGCGGACGCCACCGCTCGGCCCTCCGCGTCGAGCCCTTGCGCGGTCACGACGAAGCGCAGCGAGCACACCGGCTTGGACAGACAGGCCGCTTCGCGCAGGACGCGGTGAAATACAGACGCGGGGACGAAGAAGACGGGCCGTCCCTCGGCGACCTGGGCGAGGGCCTCCACCTCGGGCTTCGCCTCGCCAAGGGCCAGCACCTGCCGGGGCTCGGCGGGCACGTACAGCTCGCCCACGGGCGTGAGCGAGCCCCGCGCCCCCACCTGGAGCCGCAACCGCACCGTGCGCACCGGGGACTCCGGCGGGGGATCCAGGCGCACCGCGCAGACGACGGCCTCGGTGTTCCACTGCGCGCCCCCAGGACCGCCACCCGGCTCTCGCAGGCTCCGGCTCTTCCACGCATCGAAGCAGTCGAGTTTCATCCCGAGAACCGGTGCGGGCTTCGCCCACGCGGAGCCCGCCAGCAGGAGCACACAGCTCGCCGTCCAGAAGTTCATGGGCGAATCATACGCGCGACCCAGTTCGGAGAAGGCGTACGCGCTGCTGGCGTTGTCGTTGCAGTGCCTGGAGTCCAGGTGGAAGTGCCACGACAGCGGCTCGAGCCCACTACAACAGGGGCGAGGGCAAGGGCCGCTTTTCGTGGGGCAGGCGAATCTCGTTTTCCAGCCGGAGCCCGTCCGTCCAGTTCCGTGAGTCTTCGTTGAGCACCAGGTTCCCGCCGAGCCTCTGCAGAACGATGTGCTCCCCGTTGAAGAGCAGGACCCCCTCTCGCCCCTGCTCCAACAGGAGCATCGTCGCGCGCAGCATGATGCGATTTCCCTCCTCGTACTCACTGCTATTGGGATCGAGTCGAAATCCCACGGACAGATCGGGTCTGAAGTGAAAGGCTGCCTCGATCATGAGCTTGAAGTCTTGATCGGGTTCGATCGCGCTGACCCATACCGCTGGCCCGAGGAGATGGGCATCATCGACCCACTCGAGCCCGAAGCTCTCGGCCATGAGTCGCAATGCCCGCACGGGCTTCAAGCCCGTTGATAGCTCGAGACTGTTGTCCAATCCCATGTTCTCCCCGCGTTGGTGAATCGGGTGCGCGGCATTTGGGCTATGAGACCAGGATAGAAACATCGCCACCCTACCACCTCCGGAGTGTGCCGCCCCTCCAGGTGCTCGCCCGGCGCGAACGGCGTGATGCGGCGACTCGGTGTGTCGTACGTGTACGAACCGCTCCGCGCCCCTACCTCGAACAGTCGCCGGGCGGCGTCCTGGGGCCAGGGAAGGGGCCGAGCATTTTGAGCCAGTTCCGACACGGCCTCCTCGAACTCGCCGTGGCCCAGCGCCACCGGCTTGGCGCCGGAACGTGGGTGGAAGACGAGGGCGTCGGTCTGGCCCGTGTCCAGGCGCACGACCCGGGACGCCGTGCCACACCCCACGAGGAG includes:
- a CDS encoding acyl-CoA dehydrogenase; the protein is MSSASSHYKPNLRDLNFNLFEFLDIGRTTLGKAPFGDFDETAARQTLETFAAVSTNELAASFAESDLNPPRLENGEVKLPPGMKRSLDAYYDAGMHQLELPVPLGGMGAPPTLGWASFELIVGANPALAFFTLGNVLARVIDRLGTESQKKRYLPAMMDRRWVGTMVLTEPDAGSDVGAARTKARRVEGDIWELEGVKRFITSAETDHAENIVHMVLARPEGAGPGTKGLSLFIVPKLWVDEGGVLGEHNGVVCTKIEDKMGLKGSVTSELTFGDGRPSRGLLLGEVHDGIRQMFHIIEQARMAVGMKSMATLSTAYLNALEFTKDRKQGTDLMGARDAKAPRVSILRHPDVRRMLMAQKAHAEGMRALALYTAFMQDHVEMKGGHRALEAAEYDALNDLLLPMVKGYSSEKAYELLALSLQCLGGSGYLKDYPMEQYIRDQKIDTLYEGTTHIQALDLLMRKVARDGGATLQGLLSKVRATAEGDEGGETLKAERAALGQGLTAMETMLGTLMGKLGESVYHVGFQGNRVLMALADLVVGWLLVRHAGVALERMKENPGDKTFYEGKVASARWFCHEVLPGLEHAARMVERGDLVLMDLPDESF
- a CDS encoding SitI3 family protein; protein product: MGLDNSLELSTGLKPVRALRLMAESFGLEWVDDAHLLGPAVWVSAIEPDQDFKLMIEAAFHFRPDLSVGFRLDPNSSEYEEGNRIMLRATMLLLEQGREGVLLFNGEHIVLQRLGGNLVLNEDSRNWTDGLRLENEIRLPHEKRPLPSPLL